A region of Maribacter algicola DNA encodes the following proteins:
- a CDS encoding ribonuclease HII, with product MKVKLLLTILGSILFINCSTEKDTNASSLVLVPGNVPLIVKINDMDTFLSEIDGNEILQKLRNSKDISQLIDRLKPLGYIKSPLGGYLGLMEEGNNSFSFVYIPVDSIPQVALDSTLNKSVESISKGDLNFIRYEVDGSTFYTSVIQNKEVVGSSEAAIESVWKHVENETPVKGQFLKFDKIGNPAKSAQIWLDLNNGRNLLNRVFGVESETGKEKYSDWLSLDVSLDKDALLLNGLAIVNDSLPSFLGLFSNTGPLSNKTNTLAPNGLDSFISYTFTDFKDFIKNQKRFFDDTGKRDSLFTAVEEIGIGQMDTNRVLLLKAYGTANISDYIQSIQTNSMEYQGSEIIELGKDSLLRQSFYPLVQEFDPNFACVLENTFVFSGSREGLERFIDMNKSGQTFDKSLLFENIKDLITEESTLLSVANSKGIEDNLNRTGLGSLSHLFKNTDLTDFLFSSQIVSDAGFLHTNYLIKKINATGNKSGTLEMFRVQLDSDIYLNPQFFTNHRTHGKDIVVQDQDNVLYLITNKGKVIWKKELESAVQGKIHEVDIYRNGKYQLAFTTNNRFYIIDRNGKEVAPFTFKYDGGNLNPLAVFDYSNNKNYRFVVTQGTKVYMYNNEGKIVSGFKYTNAEDTITGAPQHFVIGTKDYLVFKLANGLLKILDRVGNDRIKVKEKISFSENEVKVHQNKFIVTSKDGLLHEIEPTGKIGKSSLQLNADHGFDATSRTLVIMDDNVLSIRGKKVELELGVYTKPAIFYLNDKIYVSVTDIQNLKTYLFDSQAEPIVGFPVFGASSIDMADMDNDNKPELLLKEQDNSITVYKIQ from the coding sequence ATGAAGGTAAAGCTACTGCTTACAATTCTAGGTTCCATCTTATTTATCAATTGTTCTACTGAAAAGGATACCAATGCTTCCTCTTTGGTCCTTGTACCTGGGAACGTTCCTTTAATCGTTAAAATAAATGACATGGATACCTTCCTATCTGAAATAGATGGGAATGAGATACTACAGAAGCTTCGGAATTCCAAGGATATTTCCCAATTGATCGACAGGCTCAAACCTTTGGGATATATAAAATCTCCATTGGGAGGGTATCTAGGACTCATGGAAGAAGGAAATAACAGTTTTAGTTTTGTATATATTCCCGTGGATAGTATTCCGCAGGTCGCTTTGGATAGTACTCTGAACAAAAGTGTTGAAAGCATATCAAAAGGGGATTTAAATTTCATTAGATACGAGGTAGATGGTAGTACTTTCTATACTTCGGTCATCCAAAACAAGGAAGTAGTGGGGTCATCGGAAGCCGCCATCGAGTCGGTCTGGAAGCACGTGGAAAATGAGACACCTGTTAAAGGGCAGTTCCTTAAATTCGACAAGATTGGAAACCCTGCAAAATCGGCACAAATCTGGTTGGACCTAAACAATGGTCGGAATCTTTTGAATAGGGTCTTTGGAGTGGAAAGCGAAACCGGGAAAGAGAAGTATTCTGACTGGCTTTCGCTTGATGTGTCGCTGGACAAGGATGCGCTCCTTCTAAATGGCTTAGCTATAGTAAATGATTCACTACCTTCCTTTTTGGGTCTATTCTCGAATACCGGCCCTTTGTCCAATAAAACGAACACCCTTGCACCAAATGGTTTGGATTCTTTTATTTCCTATACGTTTACCGACTTTAAAGATTTCATCAAGAACCAAAAACGTTTTTTTGATGATACGGGAAAAAGGGATTCCCTATTCACGGCCGTGGAGGAAATTGGGATTGGCCAAATGGACACTAATAGGGTATTGCTACTAAAAGCGTATGGAACAGCCAATATTTCGGATTATATACAGAGTATCCAGACCAACTCGATGGAATATCAGGGTAGCGAGATTATAGAATTAGGAAAGGATAGCCTGCTTCGTCAAAGTTTCTATCCGTTAGTCCAAGAATTTGATCCCAATTTTGCATGCGTTCTGGAAAACACCTTCGTATTTTCAGGGTCACGGGAAGGATTGGAAAGGTTTATTGATATGAACAAATCTGGGCAGACCTTTGACAAATCTCTCTTATTTGAAAACATCAAAGATTTAATCACTGAAGAGTCCACGCTATTATCGGTAGCCAATAGCAAAGGTATTGAGGACAATTTAAACCGAACAGGACTGGGAAGCTTATCCCATCTTTTTAAAAATACCGACTTGACCGATTTTCTATTTAGCTCACAGATAGTGTCAGATGCCGGTTTTCTGCACACCAACTATTTAATAAAAAAGATAAACGCTACCGGGAATAAATCTGGTACTTTGGAGATGTTCAGGGTCCAGTTGGACTCCGATATCTACCTAAATCCGCAATTTTTCACGAATCACAGAACCCATGGAAAGGACATCGTTGTGCAAGACCAAGACAATGTGCTTTATTTGATTACAAACAAAGGAAAGGTTATCTGGAAAAAGGAACTCGAAAGTGCCGTTCAGGGCAAAATCCACGAAGTGGACATTTATAGGAACGGGAAATATCAATTGGCTTTCACGACCAATAACCGGTTTTACATCATTGACAGGAATGGTAAGGAAGTGGCACCATTTACCTTTAAATATGATGGAGGAAACCTGAATCCCTTGGCGGTCTTTGACTATTCAAACAACAAGAACTATCGATTTGTGGTCACACAAGGTACGAAGGTTTATATGTATAATAACGAAGGGAAAATTGTTAGCGGCTTTAAGTATACCAACGCGGAAGATACCATTACCGGGGCTCCCCAGCATTTTGTAATTGGAACCAAGGATTATTTGGTTTTCAAATTGGCCAATGGACTTTTAAAAATTCTAGACCGAGTTGGAAATGACAGGATAAAGGTTAAGGAAAAAATTTCCTTTTCGGAGAACGAGGTTAAGGTTCATCAGAATAAATTCATAGTAACCTCCAAAGACGGTTTGCTTCACGAAATAGAACCCACGGGAAAAATTGGAAAATCCAGTTTGCAGCTCAATGCAGATCATGGATTTGATGCCACATCAAGAACTTTGGTAATCATGGACGACAACGTTCTGTCAATTAGAGGAAAAAAAGTGGAATTGGAGCTTGGTGTCTATACAAAACCCGCCATTTTCTATTTGAACGATAAGATTTATGTATCGGTAACAGATATACAAAATCTAAAGACCTACCTTTTCGATAGCCAGGCAGAACCCATAGTTGGATTTCCTGTGTTTGGAGCCTCAAGCATAGATATGGCAGATATGGACAATGACAACAAACCAGAACTTTTGTTGAAAGAACAGGACAACTCCATTACTGTTTATAAAATACAATAG
- a CDS encoding ribonuclease HII, whose translation MENFYLFFNECGTDEAGRGCLAGPVTAAAVILPEGFVNTTLNDSKLLSSKNRDLLKPIIETQSLAYGVAHIHPKKIDEINILNASILAMHKAIDQLKEIPPYIIVDGNRFKPYKNIQHTCIIKGDSKYMNIAAASILAKTARDAYMEGIHKEFPMYNWKQNKGYPTKEHRAAIREYGITKYHRKSFRLLPEQLTLDL comes from the coding sequence TTGGAAAATTTTTATCTTTTTTTTAACGAATGTGGAACAGACGAGGCTGGAAGGGGTTGCTTGGCCGGACCGGTTACGGCAGCTGCGGTGATATTGCCAGAGGGTTTTGTCAATACAACGTTGAACGACTCCAAGCTTTTATCCAGTAAGAATAGGGATTTGTTAAAACCTATTATTGAAACACAAAGCCTGGCCTATGGTGTCGCTCATATTCACCCAAAAAAGATTGATGAAATCAATATTCTCAACGCCTCCATTCTCGCCATGCACAAGGCAATCGACCAGCTGAAAGAAATTCCACCATATATTATTGTTGATGGCAACAGGTTTAAACCATACAAAAATATTCAACATACTTGTATCATAAAAGGGGATTCAAAATACATGAATATTGCTGCGGCCTCCATATTGGCCAAAACGGCTAGGGATGCCTATATGGAAGGAATCCATAAGGAGTTCCCAATGTACAATTGGAAACAAAACAAGGGTTATCCCACCAAAGAACATAGGGCCGCCATTAGGGAGTATGGAATAACCAAGTACCATAGAAAAAGTTTTAGGCTATTGCCTGAACAACTTACGCTAGATCTTTAA